A window of the Vanessa cardui chromosome 25, ilVanCard2.1, whole genome shotgun sequence genome harbors these coding sequences:
- the LOC124540573 gene encoding mucin-17 isoform X4 gives MLQPRVSVCDKMAGVFFNLFVIALLCSVTCQDINDNESIDASRIKREGVLDNRDLTVLLVNDQKRNDYNTKVGRYHSVKPVIGLLTSTARTFIQDGVTTEFATQILGTTLDNGRIYAQLLTKSSLVLYNKPSNVEEAFIVNPTRVHSDFDGQWNVKQDLGIIDPDKFVLKNTDYLAPSSRMEIVYASKPAQDTFKYWNLPSSPENQADNQIFDEPTARKIQPFNDEPKFEVYNYLDGPTIENEKKIQLVNPNILENANTLHRQSKAYESNSEPIKEEPKNEEDTVNESDIVKVKPNYDLPTFTIKNEFSPIFYYIDNVESRRSPPQLLPQTKSPKKLFGQKSEPRPKKTFTYAGFADFTTVVGDTVIIFTPNTETIRPPNPDEVNVFPSAKPVDKLATKITFLTAEIPVATSTYKAHEVNFVTKTPNEENSSEKTYKDEESLKKDLYEVDDKIPDTVSVQYNNGFDLNLDVLQPSEPVYTTTESTRNTENLEIIPINEYSSQATDPLINLMPSATVIEEAIESAVTEHNESELFTNSEEESDNTAAEVTEKTEEEEEEEEEQEDNESTQEMDSEIVTTTESGHSDESYEIETTTENKNNKHEEIFCTDGLETQSTMTTEYKTLTYLTTYFIPLESTETTTSVKSDVVVESNSGFITNYVCKTNLNIEPTSVIPIELQSTEQSNIESPEVVSNIETNTSVEFEINTESPAKTTPMEKEVAITVQQEETTLPRENEPESLEETNLQKESTQTTTTEHPVTSQSHIEVSVSTEHTPTTEEDDINNAENEIDLIYKTLYTTYTYFTTFFGDQTSSIASHKSVVTNIITSTIDLSKLDPSLIGAFDNDEIAPTSVIDKPTETLAINSIIDLVKNKDVIESVEINKSYSSQTPTPTLDDDLVASIKPDSVKTYYTTYTFFTTIYVGSDANVCSRSEVYTNYVGPDELKPSKTETLNVENTRAQFDFRNCKQVKGMTQQSLDDNSSVESSVSTGPSQLEDIKQNETLPQPTPIEVDMLFSVESNPLVSENSYVTDIKSSFSKGETKYLDNNNVLDDQISSESNIDEILPSPTLLLQTSYTTFTYFTTMYIGKDSSKVKSRLETITNVVTETITPKTEPEEDNNLPITYYTTFTYWTTLYKDKSTTITSREEIVSNVITPSAQSIPTVSPIDTTPIDIVSVLPPKDIEVAIKPSLVEENLEQDDGKATFYTTYTYFTTFYASNTSQISSSLETVTNIVDNTKAVEDNQLGRKVPSGAVDKNLIQDDKPRITPTKLKEEIQATKQPNPSGVSTTLLQGTYIDNLFAEVKPVEDSTPGQNIEKKIIFSQVAVISGDSTIITSDNKTLGDDTTSTSTTTTTEGSIITSTPELIESSVADAEITTELPEVEDEEDESNSKKRGRLTFTTKKPSFTPVIIPFASRNRPTFSPKRLPIPNSATTITRADFTPTITATPTLKSVRPTGSYNGNRKQAAALPSSSSSGRRFAGRTSANVNLSANIPASRPGGFPRGNIAPTSRRTGFRSSSLRSNSLDYASRSAIPRIRPTASSRLRGGRQSSSINYPPSEQNEPETFATQQEESATESIDEYSDTSPRQTTNNPLLRFRRPPVARLPGTAITPRSTTPSSRRSLTTRARTTTTRRTTTRSTFNPLLALRRQRPNSLLPKRNLFKQPEPEPEEEIRENEEKFEESEELLDEEEFEEDNDYESSDRKEQQVASPLPPRKTSNAVQIRPFAFKRRSKRQVDYGNRKYTNFRRPGIKSSTRKPDPEPETEPPAPSTQKQKTGRYNSRPNGRTTTVSAPKVSQRQPFIVRGESRSTTTSAPAYRRGAKSRPSSRTTTLSSRPKAPRLSNGKSSQASRSSPSRTTSRSRSRTTTSRASSRQRNSFENLSGERYNKYDNILNDGKITITHQIPFEVTIPIVNGKITEYKNVLSAKPSIETLLLNQVATSIGPIGNTQLVLALESTELADNGATKITKFVLHETPTTTVIFTPTTIRGRKTSYSHILPSTVYNVEPVVQTVAPELNANVPLANLLLSQLLLGNQQPAINPLLALQGQGLLPQQPVVQTPVTEYKTRSTTYVTTVTDARETFLTITFRGTPILTTIVDPTTNVITATEFITDTVVTTPTVLAPPPQYNSLLLPLLLQQQQQQQQQQQQALSLQTSNPLLGLAQADLNLLPNNLIPNNNLNNDIYSNSPKPNILSDLSSNEDFSEDVQDSGEDIPPPSPPPTRRKKQRAQKPAPPKHTSVVTLYVSGKHPGEFSTVLSTVISDDTQTVRKREAIYYEDVKILPSTLPSIDQLVSSQGDSALENSIISDMDKYLANSNIGSQTETQSLESIVGKISDHVNYDTSPTYVVKLETPSTLRDLKQSSVDDVS, from the exons atataaatgataatgaatCGATCGACGCATCTAGAATAAAAAGAGAGGGGGTCCTGGATAACAGGG ACCTGACTGTGCTGCTCGTTAACGATCAAAAACGAAACGATTATAACACGAAGGTAGGACGGTACCATAGCGTCAAACCTGTTATCGGCCTTTTGACTTCAACCGCGAGGACGTTCATTCAGGATGGTGTCACTACTGAGTTTGCTACTCAAATCCTGGGCACCACCTTAGACAACGGACGAATTTATGCTCAACTTCTTACAAAGTCGTCACTCGTCCTTTACAATAAACCTTCGAATGTTGAAGAGGCATTCATCGTTAATCCAACTCGTGTACATTCAGATTTTGATGGTCAGTGGAATGTAAAACAAGACTTGGGTATTATAGACCCAGATAAATTTGTTCTTAAAAATACCGACTATCTAGCGCCCAGCAGTAGAATGGAAATCGTTTATGCAAGTAAGCCTGCCCaagatacatttaaatattggaatctTCCAAGTTCTCCTGAAAATCAGGCTGATAATCAAATTTTTGATGAACCAACGGCGCGCAAAATCCAGCCTTTTAATGACGAACCTAAGTTTGAAGTATATAATTATCTTGATGGGCCGACTATTGAAAACgagaaaaaaattcaattggTTAATCCTAATATATTGGAAAATGCTAATACATTACATCGCCAAAGTAAAGCGTATGAATCAAATTCTGAACCTATTAAAGAAGAGCCGAAAAATGAAGAAGATACTGTTAACGAATCGGACATTGTTAAGGTCAAACCTAATTATGATTTGCCAACGTTTACTATTAAGAACGAATTTTcaccaatattttattatattgataatgttGAATCACGTCGTTCACCACCCCAGTTATTACCCCAAACTAAATCACCTAAAAAGTTGTTCGGACAAAAAAGTGAACCTCGACCAAAAAAAACATTCACATATGCCGGTTTCGCTGATTTTACAACTGTAGTTGGTGATACTGTTATCATATTTACACCAAATACAGAAACAATTCGTCCCCCTAATCCAGACGAAGTAAACGTTTTTCCATCAGCTAAGCCAGTTGATAAATTAGCTACTAAAATAACTTTCTTGACAGCTGAAATTCCTGTTGCAACATCAACATATAAAGCGCATGAAGTTAATTTCGTTACTAAAACGCCCAACGAAGAAAATAGTTCGGAAAAGACATATAAAGACGAAGAAAGCTTAAAGAAAGATTTATATGAAGTTGACGATAAAATTCCAGACACAGTAAGTGTTCAATATAATAATGGCTTTGACCTCAATTTAGATGTGTTACAACCATCAGAGCCGGTTTATACTACAACAGAAAGTACAAGAAATACtgaaaatttagaaataataccTATAAATGAGTACAGCTCTCAAGCAACGGAtccgttaattaatttaatgccaTCTGCAACAGTTATCGAAGAAGCAATTGAATCTGCGGTAACAGAACACAATGAAAGTGAATTATTTACAAACTCCGAAGAAGAAAGTGATAATACCGCCGCTGAAGTTACTGAAAAAACTGAGGAAGAAGAGGAGGAAGAAGAAGAGCAAGAAGATAATGAAAGTACGCAAGAAATGGATTCTGAAATAGTCACTACGACTGAAAGTGGTCATAGTGATGAATCTTATGAGATTGAAACCActacagaaaataaaaacaataaacacgAGGAAATATTTTGTACCGATGGTCTTGAAACTCAATCTACTATGACGAcagaatataaaacattaacttACTTGACCACTTATTTCATACCTTTAGAGAGCACCGAAACTACTACTTCAGTGAAATCAGACGTTGTTGTCGAAAGTAACTCaggttttataacaaattatgtatgtaagacAAACCTTAATATTGAACCGACGTCTGTTATACCTATTGAGCTTCAGAGCACTGAACAAAGCAATATCGAGTCACCAGAAGTCGTTTCTAATATTGAAACAAACACTTCAGtcgaatttgaaattaataccgAAAGTCCAGCTAAAACTACACCGATGGAAAAAGAAGTGGCAATTACTGTTCAACAAGAAGAAACAACTTTACCCAGAGAAAATGAACCTGAAAGCCTGGAAGAAACTAATTTACAGAAAGAGTCTACACAGACTACTACTACAGAGCATCCTGTAACTAGTCAGAGCCATATTGAAGTTTCAGTCAGTACCGAACACACTCCAACAACAGAGGAAGATGATATAAACAATGCTGAAAACGAAATCgatcttatatataaaactctTTACACAACATACACATACTTTACTACCTTCTTTGGAGATCAAACTTCAAGTATTGCAAGTCACAAGTCTGTCGTTACTAATATTATCACGTCTACTATTGATTTATCAAAACTTGATCCATCATTGATAGGTGCTTTCGATAATGATGAAATTGCACCTACAAGTGTAATAGATAAACCTACTGAGACACTTGCAATCAACAGCATTATTGatcttgttaaaaataaagatgtcATTGAAtctgttgaaataaataaatcatacagtTCTCAAACACCTACTCCAACATTAGATGATGATTTGGTAGCTAGTATTAAACCAGATTCTGTTAAAACATACTATACAACGTATACATTCTTTACAACAATATACGTCGGATCAGATGCTAATGTATGTAGTAGAAGTGAAGTTTACACAAACTATGTTGGCCCTGATGAACTAAAACCGTCAAAAACGGAAACCTTAAACGTTGAAAACACAAGAGCTCAATTTGACTTCAGAAACTGTAAGCAGGTCAAGGGAATGACTCAACAAAGCTTAGATGATAATTCATCGGTAGAGAGTAGTGTATCAACGGGTCCAAGTCAATTAGAagatattaaacaaaatgaaactttaccacaaccAACGCCTATTGAAGTTGATATGTTATTTAGCGTTGAATCAAATCCTCTTGTATCGGAAAACTCTTACGTTACAGATATTAAGTCATCATTCTCAAAAGGAGAAACAAAGTATTTAGATAACAATAATGTACTTGATGATCAAATCAGTTCTGAGAGTAACATTGACGAAATTTTACCTTCACCAAcacttttattacaaacaagCTACACTACGTTTACATATTTCACCACCATGTATATAGGAAAAGATTCTAGTAAAGTAAAGAGTCGCTTGGAAACAATAACGAATGTTGTAACTGAAACAATCACTCCTAAGACAGAACCCGAAGAGGACAACAATTTACCCATCACATACTATACAACATTTACATACTGGACTACGCTATACAAAGATAAATCTACAACAATAACTAGTCGCGAGGAGATCGTGTCAAATGTTATAACACCATCGGCTCAGTCTATACCGACTGTAAGTCCTATTGATACTACGCCAATTGACATTGTAAGTGTTTTACCACCAAAAGATATAGAAGTTgcaataaaaccttctttagTCGAGGAAAACTTAGAACAAGACGATGGTAAAGCTACGTTTTATACTACCTACACCTACTTCACAACATTCTATGCAAGTAATACATCTCAAATCAGTAGCAGTCTAGAAACTGTTACTAATATTGTCGATAACACAAAAGCAGTTGAAGATAATCAGTTAGGAAGAAAAGTTCCAAGTGGTGCAGTAGATAAAAATTTGATACAAGATGATAAACCTCGTATTACTCCCACAAAACTAAAGGAAGAAATACAAGCAACAAAACAACCAAATCCTTCTGGTGTTTCGACTACTTTATTACAAGGAACATATATCGACAACTTATTTGCTGAAGTTAAGCCAGTTGAAGATAGTACTCCTGGTCAAAATATTGAGAAAAAGATCATATTTTCACAAGTTGCAGTAATATCTGGTGATTCCACAATAATAACAAGCGACAACAAAACTTTAGGCGACGACACAACTTCTACGTCAACCACAACAACTACGGAAGGATCAATAATTACTTCTACACCAGAATTAATAGAAAGTTCAGTTGCTGATGCCGAAATTACAACAGAATTGCCTGAAGTAGAAGATGAAGAAGACGAATCCAATTCGAAAAAGAGAGGCCGCCTGACTTTTACAACGAAGAAACCTTCATTTACTCCTGTTATAATACCGTTTGCTTCAAGGAACAGACCTACATTTAGCCCTAAACGCTTACCTATTCCAAATAGTGCAACTACTATTACCCGAGCAGATTTTACACCAACTATTACAGCTACTCCAACACTAAAATCAGTTAGACCTACAGGTAGTTACAATGGTAATAGAAAACAAGCTGCTGCATTACCTAGTTCTTCTAGTTCAGGAAGAAGGTTTGCTGGTCGTACCAGTGCAAATGTAAATTTGTCAGCCAATATACCAGCTTCACGACCTGGAGGTTTTCCAAGAGGTAACATTGCTCCAACATCTAGAAGGACTGGTTTTAGGTCCAGTTCATTAAGAAGTAATAGTTTGGACTACGCCAGTAGATCAGCAATTCCAAGAATTCGACCTACTGCCTCATCAAGATTACGAGGTGGTAGACAATCTTCTTCTATAAACTATCCTCCAAGTGAACAAAATGAGCCAGAAACTTTTGCAACCCAACAGGAAGAAAGTGCCACTGAATCAATTGATGAATATTCTGATACATCTCCACGACAAACCACTAATAATCCTTTACTTCGATTTAGAAGGCCACCTGTAGCTAGGCTGCCTGGTACAGCTATAACACCAAGATCTACGACGCCATCATCTAGACGTAGCTTAACCACAAGAGCGCGAACTACAACAACGAGACGTACTACTACTCGTTCAACATTCAATCCCTTGCTTGCATTACGGAGACAGAGACCTAATTCTTTGTTACCTAAACGAAATCTCTTTAAACAACCAGAACCTGAACCTGAAGAAGAAATAAGAGAAAACGAAGAGAAGTTTGAAGAAAGTGAAGAGCTTTTAGATGAAGAAGAATTTGAAGAAGACAATGATTATGAATCTTCAGATAGAAAAGAACAACAGGTAGCATCACCTTTACCACCTAGAAAAACCTCTAATGCAGTTCAAATAAGACCGTTTGCATTTAAGCGACGTTCTAAACGTCAAGTAGATTATGGAAATAGAAAATATACGAATTTCAGACGGCCTGGAATAAAATCAAGTACTCGAAAACCTGACCCAGAACCGGAGACAGAACCACCGGCACCGTctacacaaaaacaaaaaactggCCGCTACAATTCTCGTCCAAACGGTCGAACGACTACAGTTTCGGCACCCAAGGTTTCTCAAAGGCAACCGTTTATTGTTAGAGGTGAAAGTAGATCGACAACAACGTCAGCACCAGCTTATAGAAGAGGAGCTAAATCGAGACCTTCTTCAAGAACTACGACTCTTTCATCTAGACCAAAAGCTCCGCGTTTATCTAACGGAAAATCCTCACAGGCTTCAAGATCTAGTCCTTCACGTACCACAAGTCGATCTCGGTCCCGGACAACAACCAGTAGAGCATCAAGCAGGCAAAGAAATTCCTTTGAAAACCTAAGTGgtgaaagatataataaatatgataatattttaaatgatggtAAAATCACTATAACACACCAGATTCCATTTGAGGTCACAATACCCATAGTTAACGGAAAGATTACtgaatacaaaaatgttttatctgCAAAACCAAGTATTGAGACATTACTGCTTAATCAGGTGGCAACATCAATCGGTCCCATTGGTAATACACAATTAGTACTTGCTCTTGAATCAACAGAATTAGCTGATAATGGTGcaactaaaataacaaaattcgtGCTACATGAAACACCTACGACCACAGTAATTTTCACACCTACGACTATTAGAGGTCGCAAAACATCGTATTCTCATATCTTACCTAGTACTGTTTATAACGTTGAACCTGTAGTACAAACGGTTGCACCTGAACTTAACGCAAATGTGCCATTAGCAAATTTATTGTTATCTCAACTTTTATTAGGTAATCAGCAACCTGCGATAAATCCTCTTCTTGCATTGCAAGGGCAGGGACTGTTACCACAACAACCTGTAGTACAAACACCTGTAACAGAGTACAAAACTAGATCAACTACCTATGTAACAACAGTTACCGACGCAAGGGAAACCTTTTTAACGATTACTTTTAGAGGCACTCCAATATTGACTACGATTGTGGATCCAACTACAAATGTTATTACAGCTACGGAGTTTATAACTGATACAGTTGTAACTACACCAACTGTTTTGGCTCCTCCTCCTCAATACAATTCTTTATTGCTACCTCTACTTCTTcagcagcaacaacaacagcaacaacaacaacaacaggcaCTGTCTTTACAGACTTCTAATCCGTTACTTGGATTAGCACAAGCTGATCTTAATTTATTGCCGAATAATCTtataccaaacaataatttGAACAATGATATTTATAGTAACAGTCCGAAACCTAACATATTGTCTGACTTAAGTAGTAACGAAGACTTTTCTGAAGATGTTCAAGATAGTGGTGAAGATATTCCGCCACCATCACCACCTCCTACACGCAGGAAGAAACAGCGAGCTCAGAAGCCGGCTCCACCAAAACACACTAGTGTAGTTACATTATACGTATCTGGTAAACATCCTGGAGAGTTCAGTACAGTATTGTCAACTGTCATTTCAGATGACACACAAACTGTTAGGAAACGAGAAGCTATATATTATGAAGATGTTAAAATACTGCCATCTACATTGCCATCTATAGACCAACTTGTAAGTTCACAAGGAGACAGTGCATTAGAAAACTCTATAATTTCAGATATGGATAAATATTTAGCGAATTCTAATATTGGTTCACAAACAGAAACGCAAAGCTTAGAAAGCATAGTAGGTAAGATCAGTGATCACGTGAACTACGATACATCACCAACCTACGTTGTAAAGTTAGAAACTCCGTCAACGCTTAGAGATTTAAAGCAAAGTTCCGTCGATGATGTCTCTTGA